One segment of Neobacillus endophyticus DNA contains the following:
- a CDS encoding erythromycin esterase family protein, whose translation MRHAYKIVLMVSISFSILLFTSFSNISGSGETYAWLKNNGYKVNSLTSNNYNDLKFLKNVLKGKQYVFLGESSHGVAEYSMAKVRLIKYLHEDLGFDVIVFESNIGDAVVASTELTSNPYTNAFKIMGKFLFVWNNNQTKPLFDYIINEKSTNPLTFTGFDMQASGIFTDFMNKWIQSYNQTEAQEFSKLETSWTDMYSNEKRLSKEDVQYYEKGYNNAISFVNAHSKDLVINYPKNQNLKDLVIKTLQNRIEFIRKVSQSNYTETDVFDIRDLMMEENVICLSDVIYPNKKIIFWGHNTHIRDNNSEIYAKDYGRNYFQKWKQKSMFEYLPAEYKKKSYNIGFYMHDGIIQAGQKTINVNNGKSYGGNSLEYILNQVPFDYLFINLEGQKKGKNNKWMFEPITALSQGEWQEQLIVRNHYDGLFFIKHVSPPY comes from the coding sequence ATGAGGCATGCATATAAAATAGTATTAATGGTATCAATTTCATTCAGTATTCTTTTATTTACCTCTTTTTCAAATATTAGTGGTAGTGGTGAAACTTATGCATGGTTGAAAAATAACGGTTACAAGGTCAATTCATTAACATCGAACAACTACAATGACTTAAAATTTTTAAAGAATGTATTAAAGGGGAAACAATATGTTTTTCTTGGAGAAAGTTCGCATGGTGTTGCAGAGTATAGCATGGCAAAAGTAAGATTAATAAAATATTTACATGAAGACTTAGGCTTTGATGTTATTGTGTTTGAAAGTAATATAGGTGATGCAGTTGTTGCATCTACTGAACTTACTTCAAATCCATATACAAATGCATTTAAGATTATGGGGAAATTTCTTTTCGTATGGAATAATAATCAAACCAAACCTTTATTTGATTATATAATAAATGAAAAAAGCACCAATCCACTGACCTTTACTGGTTTTGATATGCAGGCTTCTGGTATCTTTACTGACTTTATGAATAAATGGATACAATCCTATAATCAGACTGAAGCACAAGAGTTCTCAAAGTTAGAAACCAGTTGGACAGATATGTATTCGAATGAAAAAAGGCTATCAAAAGAAGATGTTCAGTATTACGAAAAAGGATATAACAACGCCATCTCTTTTGTAAATGCACACTCTAAAGATTTAGTAATAAATTACCCCAAAAACCAAAATCTGAAAGACCTTGTGATAAAAACTTTACAAAATCGAATTGAGTTTATTAGAAAAGTCTCTCAATCGAATTACACAGAAACTGACGTATTTGATATTAGGGATTTAATGATGGAAGAGAATGTAATTTGTCTATCTGATGTCATATATCCAAATAAAAAAATCATATTTTGGGGTCATAACACCCATATTCGGGATAATAATAGTGAGATTTATGCTAAAGATTATGGACGAAACTACTTTCAAAAATGGAAACAAAAATCTATGTTTGAATATTTACCAGCCGAATACAAAAAGAAAAGCTATAATATAGGATTTTATATGCATGATGGAATAATACAAGCTGGACAAAAAACTATAAATGTAAATAACGGTAAGAGTTATGGAGGAAATTCACTTGAATATATTCTAAACCAAGTACCCTTTGATTACTTATTTATTAACTTAGAAGGACAAAAGAAAGGTAAAAATAATAAATGGATGTTTGAACCCATCACTGCATTATCCCAAGGAGAGTGGCAAGAACAACTAATAGTAAGAAACCATTATGATGGCTTGTTCTTTATTAAACATGTATCTCCACCATACTAA
- a CDS encoding DUF3888 domain-containing protein produces the protein MRKVIMIICLIAMIAITPVQAETNDKRYEMMLEDIIYSFLSPLESKAIKDYLGTPRLSDFCKFVEVKTRTDTSYRYEITYQFITYERAIMPPYHLFSLKVENKSPTNWVIKDVKARKLAESEDYTKMCRKPKVVW, from the coding sequence TTGCGAAAAGTTATAATGATTATTTGTCTCATTGCCATGATTGCTATTACTCCTGTTCAAGCAGAGACTAATGATAAACGCTACGAGATGATGCTCGAAGATATTATTTATTCATTTTTATCACCGTTAGAATCGAAGGCAATCAAGGATTATTTAGGAACACCAAGACTATCTGATTTTTGTAAGTTTGTAGAGGTTAAGACAAGAACCGATACTTCATATAGATACGAAATAACATATCAATTCATAACCTATGAAAGAGCAATAATGCCTCCGTATCATCTGTTTAGTTTAAAGGTGGAAAATAAATCTCCAACTAATTGGGTTATAAAAGATGTAAAAGCAAGAAAATTGGCTGAGAGTGAAGATTATACAAAGATGTGTAGAAAACCAAAGGTTGTTTGGTAA
- a CDS encoding GNAT family N-acetyltransferase, translating to MEIRKPFDSEYNKILSLSPQALFDGTLGEAKPSDEKVKQLIEPLLQKGGYYLIATEGDNLMGWILIGTNKDQFTDKIYGFIYELFVLDEFREHGISKQLMNAGIEHLKQDGYSEVRLSVYAGNQAIKLYEKLGFKNRTIIMTLPI from the coding sequence ATGGAAATAAGAAAACCATTTGATTCGGAATATAACAAGATTTTATCACTTTCACCACAAGCCTTATTCGATGGTACATTAGGTGAGGCAAAACCGTCAGATGAAAAAGTCAAACAACTTATTGAACCGTTATTGCAGAAAGGAGGCTATTATTTAATAGCAACTGAAGGCGATAATCTAATGGGTTGGATTCTTATAGGAACAAATAAAGACCAATTTACCGACAAGATATATGGATTTATTTATGAATTGTTTGTGTTAGATGAATTTAGAGAACATGGAATTTCAAAACAATTGATGAATGCTGGTATCGAACATCTTAAACAAGATGGATATTCAGAGGTTCGTTTAAGTGTATATGCAGGAAATCAAGCCATTAAACTGTATGAAAAATTGGGATTCAAAAATAGAACCATTATAATGACTTTGCCAATTTAA
- a CDS encoding Holliday junction resolvase RecU: MKNYHIEIQQERGRVLISIIATKENKGKGKKQNAGKQFERDFYASVPADLFFYRLKDDSLGYLNVKNPCDFILYKYPTIYLFELKSHKGKSIPFSALQPFQVESLYQYSKVDGVKAGFVFNFRDVNETYFVDAVTVYQFYHVGERKSFFLEWAKENWVFIPQKLKRTRYQYDLYNLLNY, encoded by the coding sequence ATGAAAAACTATCATATAGAAATTCAACAAGAAAGGGGAAGAGTGCTTATATCAATAATTGCAACAAAAGAAAACAAGGGAAAAGGGAAAAAGCAGAATGCAGGGAAACAGTTTGAGAGGGATTTTTATGCTTCTGTTCCAGCAGACTTATTCTTTTACCGATTAAAAGATGACAGTTTAGGCTACCTCAACGTGAAAAACCCTTGCGATTTTATTCTATATAAATATCCAACTATCTATCTGTTTGAACTGAAAAGCCATAAAGGAAAATCCATTCCTTTCAGTGCTTTACAGCCATTTCAAGTGGAATCCCTGTATCAATACAGCAAAGTTGATGGTGTAAAAGCTGGATTTGTATTCAATTTTAGAGATGTAAATGAAACGTATTTTGTAGATGCGGTAACAGTTTATCAGTTTTATCATGTCGGAGAACGAAAGAGCTTTTTTTTAGAATGGGCAAAGGAAAATTGGGTTTTTATTCCACAAAAGCTAAAGCGAACTCGTTATCAATATGATTTATATAATCTATTAAATTATTGA
- a CDS encoding histidine phosphatase family protein, which produces MKTFIYMVRHGDSPKDGNERTRGLTEKGQLDALRVTDVLKEEGIEAIISSPYNRAILTVQQLAIQIGQEVLVYEDLKERIFTAENIRISDKELFPLLKKSFSEPNFALLGAESNADCQKRAIKVLKDLLNIYRGRKVVLGTHGAVMALMMGYYDSKYDFNFLLHTSKPDIYRMEFNGQDLVDVKRLWGNS; this is translated from the coding sequence ATGAAGACATTCATATATATGGTGAGGCATGGTGATTCGCCTAAAGATGGAAATGAAAGAACAAGAGGGTTAACTGAAAAGGGCCAATTAGACGCTCTGCGTGTAACTGATGTATTAAAAGAGGAAGGAATTGAAGCTATTATCTCAAGCCCGTACAATCGTGCAATCCTAACCGTTCAACAATTAGCTATACAAATAGGTCAAGAAGTTTTAGTATATGAAGACCTTAAAGAGAGAATTTTTACTGCTGAAAACATAAGAATTTCTGATAAGGAATTATTCCCTTTATTAAAAAAGTCTTTTTCTGAACCAAATTTTGCTTTACTGGGAGCAGAGTCTAATGCAGATTGCCAGAAACGGGCTATAAAGGTATTAAAAGATTTGTTAAATATCTATAGGGGAAGGAAAGTAGTTTTAGGAACGCATGGAGCTGTTATGGCATTGATGATGGGATATTATGACAGTAAGTACGATTTTAACTTTTTACTTCATACATCAAAACCAGATATATACAGAATGGAATTTAATGGACAGGATTTGGTGGACGTTAAAAGATTATGGGGAAATTCTTAG
- a CDS encoding DUF4190 domain-containing protein gives MSEKNQTNNSSVVSLTVGILSLFIPFIGIILGIIGIVFSRKSVKQINQTNENGRGLATAGLICSIVGIIMQILLVLGYVALVPVSSYITN, from the coding sequence ATGTCTGAAAAAAATCAAACAAACAATAGTTCAGTAGTTTCTTTAACAGTCGGGATTTTATCATTATTTATTCCTTTTATTGGTATTATCTTAGGTATTATTGGAATAGTATTTTCAAGAAAATCAGTAAAACAGATTAATCAAACAAATGAAAATGGTAGAGGATTAGCAACCGCAGGGTTAATATGTAGTATTGTTGGAATTATTATGCAAATTCTACTGGTTCTTGGTTATGTTGCCCTTGTCCCAGTATCCAGTTATATAACTAACTAA
- a CDS encoding DUF3888 domain-containing protein, translating to MRKIVVLAFTTFLVFATSNLANAEVTESGRIKKEVYATSEDVLMEMLKPELNKIISDKYGHEKIWQISKVAKVALIADHTKKPSENWYEMNIFVRVYDDKNDKELLDDIDIRIDIPNMFTKDRYKVKNPDMKVTLIKYEQWQGQEMIK from the coding sequence ATGAGAAAAATTGTTGTGTTGGCTTTCACGACTTTTTTGGTCTTCGCTACAAGTAATTTAGCAAATGCTGAGGTTACAGAATCAGGAAGGATAAAAAAGGAAGTGTATGCTACTTCAGAGGACGTACTAATGGAAATGCTGAAACCTGAACTAAATAAGATAATTTCTGATAAATACGGTCATGAAAAGATTTGGCAAATTAGTAAAGTAGCAAAGGTTGCGTTAATTGCTGACCATACCAAAAAGCCTTCTGAAAATTGGTATGAAATGAATATATTTGTTAGAGTCTATGATGATAAAAACGATAAGGAATTATTAGATGATATTGATATTAGAATTGATATCCCTAACATGTTTACAAAGGATAGATATAAAGTAAAAAATCCAGATATGAAAGTTACCTTAATCAAATATGAACAATGGCAAGGGCAGGAGATGATAAAATGA
- a CDS encoding YqzG/YhdC family protein — MKKLFICLLSTVTIVYNNLFLNNFTNTTYAQQKPIPSYAKWGQIAMQKTMEQYPQAKIIDYLHIGRSKGDNTSVEKFKLWLKEKNKEFGVFVNIIFDNKTEQIIDVKFRETT, encoded by the coding sequence TTGAAAAAACTGTTTATTTGTTTATTAAGTACAGTAACTATCGTTTATAATAATTTATTTCTAAATAATTTTACCAATACAACTTATGCACAACAAAAACCTATTCCCTCATATGCTAAATGGGGTCAAATCGCTATGCAAAAGACAATGGAACAGTATCCTCAAGCGAAAATTATTGATTACCTCCATATTGGAAGGAGCAAAGGGGATAATACATCAGTAGAAAAATTCAAATTATGGTTAAAGGAAAAAAACAAAGAATTCGGTGTATTTGTCAATATAATATTTGATAATAAAACAGAACAAATAATAGACGTTAAATTTAGAGAAACCACATAG
- a CDS encoding HTH domain-containing protein, giving the protein MDIKSGDLRDSLKVILEDYKITPYTFGLISGLDEKTVLNFSNHKTDLAHLPHEMTGHIGSIIALLSDGMALVTADERVKAIIEILNENFQISSKTLALYAKIEEKDVDEFMRDFDSLTFEKRYRLAVVVLFLFKLFSDNSQNK; this is encoded by the coding sequence ATGGATATAAAAAGTGGTGACCTAAGAGATAGTTTAAAAGTCATTCTTGAGGATTATAAAATAACCCCCTACACTTTTGGTTTAATTAGTGGCCTTGATGAAAAAACAGTTCTGAATTTTTCAAATCATAAAACTGATTTAGCTCATTTACCTCACGAAATGACAGGGCATATTGGGTCAATAATTGCCTTATTATCAGACGGAATGGCACTCGTGACAGCAGATGAAAGAGTCAAAGCAATCATTGAAATTTTAAATGAAAACTTTCAAATTTCATCGAAGACACTGGCTTTATATGCAAAAATAGAAGAGAAAGATGTAGATGAATTTATGCGAGATTTCGATTCTTTGACATTTGAAAAACGCTATCGATTAGCAGTCGTAGTTTTATTTCTTTTCAAATTATTTTCTGATAACAGCCAGAATAAATGA
- a CDS encoding phosphotransferase — protein MSNYENEELLTGGNVSNVYRSGDTIRRELKPDSSKTHNLLNHLENKGFSYAPKFLGIDEKGREVLSFIEGEAGNYPLKEYMWSDDILKQIAMMLRLYHESVSDYSIEESWQSIDNTPQPFEVLCHNDFAIYNIIFNHKRAVGIIDFDVAGPGPRLWDIAYTLYTCVPLSRVYHTETGEAVYYNSLQHADRIKQRIKLFFESYGGGIAKDYLEMVLLRLEGLCKTIKRKAKEGDIAFQKMINEGHLEHYQNDIQFIREYGKEWI, from the coding sequence GTGTCAAACTACGAAAACGAAGAATTGCTAACAGGAGGGAACGTCTCAAACGTATATCGTTCAGGAGATACTATTCGAAGAGAACTAAAGCCAGACAGTTCCAAAACTCACAACCTATTGAACCATTTGGAAAACAAAGGTTTCAGTTATGCACCAAAGTTTTTGGGTATAGATGAAAAAGGTAGAGAGGTATTATCATTTATTGAAGGAGAAGCTGGTAATTATCCTTTAAAAGAATACATGTGGTCTGATGATATTTTAAAACAAATAGCAATGATGCTCCGTCTTTATCATGAATCTGTGAGTGATTATTCAATTGAAGAAAGTTGGCAATCAATAGATAACACCCCCCAACCTTTTGAGGTACTATGCCATAATGATTTTGCAATATATAACATTATTTTTAATCATAAGCGAGCGGTAGGTATTATAGATTTTGATGTTGCTGGTCCTGGCCCAAGACTTTGGGACATTGCATATACTCTTTACACCTGTGTCCCTCTAAGTAGGGTTTATCATACTGAAACAGGTGAGGCAGTTTATTATAATTCACTACAGCATGCTGACCGTATAAAACAAAGAATTAAATTATTTTTTGAATCTTACGGTGGAGGAATAGCAAAAGATTATTTAGAGATGGTATTACTACGATTAGAAGGATTATGTAAAACAATTAAAAGAAAAGCCAAAGAAGGCGATATTGCTTTCCAAAAAATGATAAATGAAGGACACCTTGAACATTATCAAAACGATATTCAATTCATTCGTGAATATGGAAAAGAGTGGATTTAA
- a CDS encoding DUF6054 family protein produces the protein MRQYFEFTIDIKPFQAVQLILEDKEVKSALIFDDYKVTGVNEKEISILVFEKFFLRTGNTASLTVTVDNFGGVTLVKCISAGNGDGILDIDWGVGKSFIKLIRKKLDSHIIEIMKET, from the coding sequence TTGAGACAATATTTTGAATTCACTATTGACATAAAGCCTTTTCAAGCAGTTCAACTGATTCTTGAGGACAAAGAGGTAAAATCTGCGTTAATATTTGATGATTACAAAGTTACAGGCGTTAATGAAAAAGAAATTTCAATTTTAGTATTTGAGAAATTTTTCTTGCGTACAGGAAATACAGCTTCGTTAACTGTAACCGTTGATAATTTTGGAGGAGTGACACTTGTAAAGTGTATATCAGCGGGCAATGGAGATGGAATATTAGATATTGATTGGGGAGTGGGAAAAAGTTTTATTAAACTTATAAGAAAAAAGCTGGATTCTCATATTATTGAAATAATGAAAGAGACATAA
- a CDS encoding VanZ family protein — protein MKKYILLGVPLIFYGQSLLIYFSNVHQFLLIILQVLLNIAIITGCMIFLLKRTRLQNVFDWIIGICFSVYFCILYHNTVEFLFIFDYVHFTLNNLRSTIHFSVNLIPIKGILDVLHNNPSPLFQIVGNAFMLTPFAFALLYFKWSKNNKQAIWFSFLCTVGIELVQFLQSILSSMFEIGMGRSSDIDDVILNTFGAVVGVGCYYLWVKIKQLVNQKIKNSGVTF, from the coding sequence ATGAAGAAATACATATTATTAGGGGTTCCTCTTATCTTTTACGGACAAAGTCTTTTAATTTATTTTAGTAATGTGCATCAATTCTTACTTATCATTTTGCAAGTTTTGCTGAATATTGCTATTATCACAGGTTGTATGATTTTCCTATTAAAACGTACAAGGTTACAAAATGTATTTGATTGGATTATTGGTATATGTTTTTCAGTGTATTTTTGCATACTATACCATAATACGGTTGAATTTTTATTTATATTTGATTATGTACATTTCACTTTAAATAACTTAAGAAGCACTATCCACTTCTCTGTGAATTTAATACCCATCAAAGGGATTCTTGATGTACTACATAATAATCCTTCTCCATTATTCCAAATCGTTGGAAATGCTTTTATGCTTACCCCATTTGCATTTGCTCTGCTTTATTTCAAATGGTCAAAGAATAATAAACAAGCTATTTGGTTTTCCTTCTTATGTACAGTTGGAATTGAACTTGTACAGTTCTTACAAAGCATTTTAAGCTCGATGTTTGAGATAGGTATGGGAAGAAGTTCGGATATTGATGATGTCATTTTAAATACATTTGGGGCTGTTGTTGGCGTTGGCTGTTATTATCTATGGGTAAAAATCAAACAATTAGTTAATCAAAAGATAAAAAACTCTGGTGTAACTTTTTAA
- a CDS encoding DUF4083 family protein, with protein sequence MNGLIVASIVFWGIVIALIVLFVVSFTLFIRSLLNKSSIKSNHIVEIEKKLDKIIDILEKHKNS encoded by the coding sequence ATGAATGGTTTAATCGTAGCTTCGATAGTCTTTTGGGGTATAGTTATTGCTCTGATAGTCTTATTCGTAGTTTCTTTCACGCTTTTTATACGAAGTTTACTCAACAAGTCTTCTATAAAAAGTAATCATATAGTTGAGATTGAAAAGAAACTTGATAAAATCATAGATATACTTGAAAAACATAAAAATTCCTAA
- a CDS encoding GNAT family N-acetyltransferase, translating into MFSFKVDEEISIELLQQHHKEELYELIETNREYLRKWLLWVDKRKSAKDFEPIIPIWLRNFADNNGFDAGIRYNGKLVGMIGLHYIEWKNSSTSIGYFLSEKVQGQGIITRSVSSLLNYLFDTLNINRVEIQCALNNHKSIAIPERLGFFKEGIKRDGQWLYDHYEDLVTYSLLSKDWNNN; encoded by the coding sequence TTGTTCTCGTTCAAAGTAGACGAAGAAATATCTATCGAGTTATTGCAACAACACCATAAAGAAGAGTTATACGAATTAATTGAAACAAATCGTGAGTACCTTAGAAAGTGGTTATTGTGGGTTGATAAAAGAAAATCGGCGAAAGATTTTGAACCTATCATTCCGATATGGTTAAGAAATTTCGCAGACAACAACGGTTTTGATGCAGGAATTAGATATAATGGAAAGTTAGTTGGTATGATTGGACTTCATTATATAGAGTGGAAAAATAGTTCAACAAGTATTGGCTATTTTCTATCTGAAAAAGTTCAAGGTCAAGGTATTATAACAAGGTCTGTGTCATCATTGTTGAACTATCTTTTTGACACATTGAACATCAATAGAGTAGAAATTCAATGTGCCTTGAATAATCATAAGAGTATAGCTATTCCTGAAAGACTGGGATTTTTTAAAGAAGGTATCAAAAGAGATGGACAATGGCTATATGACCATTATGAAGACTTGGTTACTTATAGCTTATTATCAAAGGATTGGAACAATAATTAA
- a CDS encoding helix-turn-helix domain-containing protein, with protein sequence MNRNIANVEGNREISRTFSQNLKNYRLLKNLTLKQLGEIAKVDAGYIHKLEKGIKRAPSYPIIRNLSRALNVNITDLIDIDPIEEDLPRKSIQEVLVYNEYLIKGKLPTMEARENLLALIQTLLDSEWKEHSKHMDSVRILNKVDIFLKALNKNIN encoded by the coding sequence ATGAATAGAAACATTGCTAATGTCGAGGGGAACAGGGAGATTTCAAGAACTTTTTCACAGAATCTCAAAAACTATCGTTTACTGAAAAACCTTACTTTAAAGCAATTAGGTGAAATAGCAAAAGTAGATGCAGGATACATTCATAAGCTCGAAAAAGGCATTAAACGTGCTCCCAGCTATCCAATTATACGAAATCTTTCGAGGGCGCTTAATGTGAATATAACGGATTTAATTGATATAGACCCTATTGAGGAAGACCTTCCGAGGAAGAGTATTCAGGAAGTGCTGGTTTATAACGAATATTTGATTAAAGGTAAATTGCCTACAATGGAAGCAAGAGAGAATCTTTTAGCGCTTATACAGACATTGCTGGATAGTGAGTGGAAAGAACACAGTAAACATATGGACTCGGTCAGAATTTTAAACAAAGTGGACATTTTTCTTAAGGCATTAAATAAAAACATTAACTAA
- a CDS encoding phosphoribosyltransferase codes for MFTYLSYDDIAFRIDAMIETIRQENFSSLVVIVRGGIFPGIHLSVRTGLPIYYLKYERNRKMQTSHISWIGSAPSRGKILLCEDMAGSGKTLIESRHFLEEQGLEVQSFVVYKDTYSASKPEFFCYSTDNPKERFVVPWEKEKFNPNFPSIELLQDHEYEFTGWEIYGTIYDYDRRLNGDDRNTTSLSVLGSQDVIITGTTIEDKEEILSWLNRSNLLHPVYFRDKEELNPTSISIALWKGKKAVEIGCTRYVESDVEQAIFISEHFPHLEVIWWNNGKPISIKASSFSKIS; via the coding sequence ATGTTTACTTATTTGAGTTATGACGATATTGCTTTTAGAATTGATGCAATGATTGAAACCATACGACAAGAGAACTTTTCATCCCTTGTGGTTATCGTAAGGGGAGGAATCTTTCCAGGTATTCATTTATCTGTACGAACAGGACTTCCGATTTATTATCTGAAATACGAAAGAAATAGAAAAATGCAAACATCTCATATTAGTTGGATTGGTTCTGCTCCTTCAAGGGGAAAGATTTTGTTGTGTGAAGACATGGCAGGTTCGGGAAAGACTTTAATCGAGAGTCGTCATTTTTTAGAAGAACAAGGTTTAGAAGTACAGTCATTTGTCGTTTATAAGGATACGTATTCTGCTTCAAAACCTGAGTTTTTTTGTTATAGTACGGACAATCCGAAGGAACGGTTTGTAGTTCCTTGGGAAAAGGAAAAATTTAATCCTAACTTTCCTTCTATTGAATTATTACAAGACCATGAATATGAATTTACTGGTTGGGAGATATATGGAACAATATATGATTATGATAGGCGATTAAATGGTGATGACCGTAATACAACATCTTTGTCTGTTTTAGGAAGTCAGGATGTCATCATCACTGGTACAACGATAGAGGACAAGGAAGAAATACTATCATGGCTAAATCGAAGCAATCTATTGCATCCTGTTTATTTTCGGGATAAGGAAGAATTAAACCCTACTTCAATATCTATTGCTTTATGGAAGGGAAAGAAGGCGGTAGAAATTGGTTGTACCCGATACGTAGAAAGTGATGTCGAACAAGCTATCTTTATTTCTGAACATTTTCCACATTTGGAAGTTATCTGGTGGAATAACGGTAAACCGATATCTATCAAAGCCTCTTCCTTTTCAAAAATCTCTTAA